ATCGAACAAGCAAATGCCTGGACGGATAGCTTCAAAGCATTAATAATTAGATTTGAAACAAAAGCGGCTAACTGGATAGCATTACAATGGATCGCAATCTTAGTCCTCTTTTTAAAAAAATTAAAAGACTAAACAACTTCAATATTTTGTGACATTATTATCACTTTCGGCAAATAAATAGTACCATTATTATTCCGTGGTAGATATTTATTTCTCGTCTTCCCTGGCGCTCAACCTAAGAAAGATTTGCAAAGGGTTACAGAGCCATATCAATCCTTTTACAATTGATGAAGTTTTAGACATGAGAATCCGATACTACAAGATTTCAATTCCCTGGAAGAGCTGTGCGCGTGGCATGTGCAACCTTATTGATACAGAAAAAGAAATGCTTCTCATATTAGCTTTTTGTAGGCCAATCTGACGGGATTAACTTCTCTTGTCCGTTCTTTGGCCAACGGTATTTTGTAGCATTTACAAATCTTGCGTCATTCTTTAAGTTAACTTATGATGGTGAGACAGTTTCATTGCACCCATCTATAGGTAATTGGCAATTTAATTGCAAGTCTCATTATTGGATCAATAAGGACGTAATAAGATTTGCACCTTCAGATGATTAAAAGATGTCT
This window of the Chitinophaga sancti genome carries:
- a CDS encoding DUF6527 family protein, producing the protein MNFSCPFFGQRYFVAFTNLASFFKLTYDGETVSLHPSIGNWQFNCKSHYWINKDVIRFAPSDD